One Hydrogenobacter sp. genomic window, TACCTCTCAAGGGCATCTCTTAGCTCTTCATAAGTATAACCATCGGATGGATAAATACCCGCGTAAACCATAGGTTTAGCTGGTCTAAAACCTGGAACAGGGCTTTCTGTAGGTCGCTTTGCGTCCGTTATGGTGTCTCCTATTTTAATATCCCTAACATCCTTTATGGAAGCTGCTATGTATCCCACATCTCCAGCAGTAAGCTTGTCAAACTTCGCCATCTTAGGCGTTTGAGCGCCAACTTCTGTAACTTCAAACTCTTTTCCAGTAGAAAACAGCCTTATACGTATACCTGGTTTTACCTCACCGTCAAAAACTCTCACAAAAGCTACAGCACCCCTATACTGATCATAGTATGAATCAAAGATAAGTGCTTTAAGAGGCGCATTCGGATCTCCCTTAGGTGGAGGTATGCGATGTACTATGGCTTCAAGCACAGCTTCTATACCTATACCTTCTTTGGCTGATATGAGAAGCACATCCTTCGCAGGAAGTCCCAAAATATCTTCTATTTGCTTTATTACCCTTTCTGGTTGAGCCGAAGGCAAATCTATTTTGTTAATTACAGGCAGTATCACCAGGTCCTGTTCTACAGCTTTCCAGAAGTTAGCAACGGTTTGAGCTTCTATCCCCTGCGTTGCATCCACCAAAAGTATAGCGCCTTCACACGCTGCAAGTGCCCTTGAGACTTCATAAGAGAAATCCACATGTCCGGGTGTGTCTATAAGGTGTAAGGTATAAGTTTTACGGTCCTTAGCTCTATAAAACATCTTGACAGCTTGAAGCTTTATCGTTATACCACGCTCTCTTTCTATCTCTAAGGTATCCAGCATCTGATCTTTTAGCTCTCGCCTTGATACACTGCCGGTAAACTCAAGAAGCCTATCCGCCAGAGTGGATTTTCCATGATCCACATGCGCTATTATGGAGAAGTTCCTTATCAGGTCCATCTTATATAAATTTATATAAAACTTAGACAAGAAGTCTCCATATCCAAGCTCACAACACCCTTTGTGCTGATAAAAGCACCCAAGTTTTTTGTATGGAGGCAGGAACTAAAAGCACAGCTTTAGCATTTGCCAAACTACCTGCCTTCACATGTAAAACAGCTATTATATTAGGTATGAAAGAATGCGATATATATTTACCGGAAGAGAGCATAAAAGAACTTTTAAATAGGCTTCTTCGCATAGAGGGGCAAGTAAAAGGACTCCAAAGGATGCTAAAGGAAAGAAAGAGCTGTGATGATATACTCATTCAAATATCAGCAGTTAAATCTGCGCTGAACTCTGTTGCCATTAAGCTTTTAAAAGACCATGCGGAGTATTGCGTAAAGCCAGGAATAGAATATGGAGATATAAGAGCTTTTGAAGATTTCATGGGAGCTCTTGAAAAGCTCATAAAGGGAGGTTGCTGATATGAGGGAGACAGTAAGTAGCCTTTTAGGAATGGTTGCGTCCTTTTTGTCCGCTTCCTGTTGTATTGCCCCTACTCTATTTGTAGTATTCGGTGTATCAACAGGAAGTCTTAGCTTTCTCAACGTTCTTGAACCATACAGGTTTTACTTTCTGGCTATGGGTTATATCGCTGTTGGCTACTCCTTTTATAAAAGCTTTCTTAAAAAACCTAATGTAGATTGTGTATGTGAAGATAGAGTAAAATTCCACAAACTTAGAAAAGGTTTAACCCTAATGGCTTTTGTGTTTCTGCTTGTCTCCACATTATACCCATATATCCTTGCAAAAATTTATGGAAACTAAAAAGGAGGTTTTAACATGAAAAAAACTTTTACTGATACCACTTATTATGGTAAGCCTTAGCTTTGCAGAAGAAGTTTTCGTGATTGATGTGGAAGGTATGACATGCGAAATGTGTCAAATTGCTGTCAAAAGGGCTATTTCTCAAATAAATGGGGTTAAGCGACTATTAACCTCTCTAAATAACAATATAGCTGTGGTTATTGCACAGGACGGAACAAAAGAAGACCTTTTATTGAAGGCTATATCAAATACTGGAAACTATAAGGGTACTGTAATTGGTAAGACAAGATTTTAGGAGGCGTAAGATGATTTATCTGAAAATAACTGGTATGACCTGTGGGCATTGTGCTAAGACTGTGAAAAAGGCACTTGAGAGTGTGCCAGGTGTAAGTAAAGCGAAGGTCTATTTCCCTCAAGGCTATGCAGTGGTGGAAGGCAATAAGGCTTTGGATGTGGAAACTTTAATAGAAGCAGTTAGAAGTTCTGGATACAGAGCTGAACCCCTTGAGAAAGGCTCCGTATATATTTCATCAGGAGATTACTACGATATGTTTATTTTAGGTGGCGGTTCTGCTGGGTTCGCAGCTGCTATAAAGGCTGTAGAACTTGGAGCTAAAAAGTGCTTATAGCAGAGGGAAAAGACATGTTTGAATAGGGGGTGCATACCTTCAAAGTACTTAGTAGAAATTGCTAATATGCTTTTTAGACCAAGGACAGAATTGATAGAGGGTTTTCAAGCAGAAGAAGTTAACTTTAACAAGGTTATTGAACTAAAGGATAAGCTTATATCCGAACTTAGAAAAGAAAAATATTGGAATGTTCTTGAGGCTTATCCAGAGATTAATATGCAGAAGGACATGCGGAGTTCATAGACAATGGTAAAGCTACAATCAACAGCGAAGAAGTAAACTTTAATAAAGCTATAATAGCTACGGGTTCAAAGCCTTTTTAAGATTTGGTAGTAGAGTTTCTGTATTTGAAGCCTTGCCAGAAATCACTATGGGTGAAGAACCAGAGCTAAGAAGGAAGCTTAAGGAACTTTTAGAAAAGGAAGGTATGAAAATTTACACCTCAGCAAAGGTTGAAGAGGTTAGTGAATACAAAGGAGGCATACTTCTAAAAATACTGCACGATAACAAGAAAATGGAAGTTATAGGTAGTCATATACTTATCGCAGTTGGGAGGAGAGCCAATACGGAGCATACAGGTATTGAAAGAGTTGGCGTAGAACTGGACGATAGAGGGTTCATAAAGGTTGATGATTATCTCCAAACCACAAATAAAGACATATACGGAGCTGGAGACTGTATAAATAGAATGCTTCTTGTCACTACGGCAGCTATGGAAGGTGCTGTTGCAGCGGAAAATGCCTTGCTTGGAAACAGAAAAAGAATTGATTACTTGCCTGTCCCCCGTGCCATATTTACAGATCCTGAGCTTGCCAGCGTTGGTTTTACTGAAGAGGGGGCAAGAAAAAGGGGTATGGACGTGGAGACAAGGGTTTTAGACTTTACTAAAGTTCCAAGGGCGATTATCAGCCTTAAGAATCATGGACTTATAAAAATGGTAGTAGAAAAAGGTTCAAGGCGTATTCTCGGTGTTCATATGCTTTCTCCTCATGGAGCTGAGTTGATACACAAAGCCGTGCCACTTATAAAATATGGGCTTAGGCTTGAAGATGTTATTGATATGGTAGACGTTTATTCTACGCTTTCTGAAGCGATAAAACTATGTGCCCAATCCTTCTATAAGGACATTTCAAAGCTTTCCTGCTGTGCTGTATAAGATAAATGATGTATTTCTACACACAAATTGTGAAAGAAAAAGTATATTTAATAAACTAGCCATGGTGCCAAAAGTTTATATAGGTATAGAGTGGTTGGGTATAGAGAAAATACTTGCTCATTACGATATTCCCAGTAATTGTGGAGCGAGCGTAACCTTTCTTGGTATAGCAAGATCGGCTCCGGAAGATGGGGATGTAAAAGAGCTTCACTACGAAGCTTTTCCAGAAATGGCTGTCAAAGTTATGGAGGAAATAAGACAGGAAGCAATAAAACTCTTTTCCGTCAAAGAGGTTTTTGTCCACCACAGGCTTGGTATTGTTAGAGTAGGGGAGCCATCCTTTCTCGTGTGTGTCTTTGGTGGGCATAGAGAGGAGACATTTAAAGCGTGTAGGTACGTGGTGGATGAGGTTAAAAAGAGGGCACCTATATGGAAAAAAGAGGTATTTTCAAACGGTAAAGGCGAGTGGGTACTCGGAGCATGATAAAGGACAGCTACGGAAGGGAACTTCACGACCTTAGAATATCAGTAACTGACAGGTGTAACTTCAGGTGTCAGTTTTGTATGCCAGCCGAACAAGAGTATGAGTTTTATCCTCGTTCGGAGATACTTACCTTTGAGGAGATAAAGCGTATAGTGGAAGTAAGCGTCAGATTAGGAGTCAGTAAGGTAAGAATAACTGGAGGAGAGCCTCTCGTCAGAAAACACATCGAGAATCTTGTAAAGCTTCTTTCTGAGGTAAAAGGTTTGCAAGACATAAGCATGACTACAAACGGATTTTTGCTTTCAGAAAAGGCAAGATCACTCAAAGAGGCAGGTTTAAAGAGAGTAACTGTGAGTTTCCACTCTTTAAGAGATGAGGTGTTTTCCAAAGTAGTCGGTAGGAGTATAAAAGTTTCACAGATACTGAGCGGTATAGAAACAGCTCTTGAGGTTGGTCTCCATCCTGTCAAGGTCAATGTGTGTGTGGTAAAAGGTCTTAACGATGGCGAAATACTTGATATAGCAAAGTTTTTCAAAAGTATGGGTGTAGTTGTAAGATTCATAGAGTTTATGGATGTAGGCAATGTGAACGGATGGTCTTTGGAAAAGGTAGTGTCAGCTAAGGAAATAGTTAGAGTAATATCTAGGGAGTTTGAAATTGAACCCGTAGAAAAGAGCTACAGAGGTGAGGTAGCTGACAGATACAGATACAAAGATGACGGACTTGAGTTTGGTGTTATCTCATCCGTGACACAACCCTTTTGTGGGGATTGCAACAGACTCCGACTTACAGCTGACGGAAAGCTCCTTACTTGCCTTTTTGCAACGGATGGCTACGATATCAAGACACTCATAAGAGGTGGTGCAAGCGATGAGGATATAGAGGATTTTATAAGATCCGTATGGCATTCAAGAAAGGACAGATACTCGGAGGAGAGATTGGAGAAATTAAGTAAAGGGGAGGTTATAAGGAAAGTGGAGATGTTCAAAGTGGGTGGTTGATGTATAATCTAATGAGTGCAATACGCTTTAAAGACCGTAGCGCGCATATCCTTCAGATACATATTAGCCAGTAGAGGTTCAACATTACTTGTATCCATCATTGCCCTTTTGGGCGTGATCTTGAGCGTTGTAGCTGTCCTTCTTACTATGGGTGTTTTTGCAGGTTTCCAGCACGCATTAAAAGAGAAGATCCTTTCAACCTCACCTCACATCGTGGTTAGTCTTTTGACAGGTGATCAGATGACTGACTACGAAGATAGGATAAAGCTTCTCAAAGATGTAAAAACCGTTTATCCGATCGTCATATATCAAGCTATCCTCTCCAAAGGTAGTTCTATTCAAAGCGTGAGCGTAAAAGGTATGAGACCCTCTGACATACTTAGAAAGAGGAAGTTTTTAATTGAAGGTACTTTTCATGGTGGGATACTCGTAGGTAAGGGTCTTTCCGATCTTATGGGTATAAAGGTGGGTGAAAGTGTGACTTTGGTCTCACCAATGGGTAGAGCTACACCCTTTGGTTTTATACCTAAGGTGGCAAGTTTTAAGATAGATGGCGTGTTTCAGACCGGCACTTTTGATCAGGATTACCTCACAGTTATAATGCCTATGTCTAAAGCTACGGAATTTTTCGGTCCACAGTGGCAACTCTACGGCTTTGAGGTGTTTGTAAAAGACCCTTACAAAGCCCAGGAGGTGAAAAGAGAAATAGAAAAAGAACTCGGTAACGCTGTCGTGGTACGCTCGTGGATAGATCTGAACAAACCCCTCTTTAATGCCTTACAGCTTGAAAAGGTAGGCATATTCTTTGTCCTCCTTTTGATGGTAATAGTTGCATCCTTTAACATAACGAGCCTCCTTTTTATGAAGGTAAGGGAAAAGATCAGGGATATAGCTGTCCTGCGCACCTTTGGACTTAAAAAAGTGGAAGTAGCCATGATATTCGTACTTGAGGGGATCACTTTGGGTACTGTAGGCTCTATCGGTGGTCTTTTAATCTCACTAATTGGCGGGTATCTCATAAACGAATACAAACTGGTTAGGGTACCTGCAGATGTTTACCTTATGGATCATGTGCCTGTATTTTTTGAAACAGGGGATGTGGTAATTACCTTAGGTGGCGCTTTTTTCCTTTCTTTACTTGCAAGCCTCCTACCTGCTTACAGGGCTAGTAAGATGAGTATAGTGGAGATCCTCAGAAATGAGTGAGGTCATCAAGGTTTCCAATCTTTGGAAGGTCTATCCAGACGGTACTAAGGCTTTAAAATCTGTTGATCTTGTAATCAAAGAAGGAGAGTTCTGTGGGCTTATGGGACCTTCAGGTTCTGGAAAAAGTACACTTCTGCATCTCATAGCTGGACTTGATCGTCCCACGGAAGGGAAGATATGGGTGCTTGGAAGGGAAGTAACAGCTATGAAAGAGGATGAGCTTGCGGACTTCAGAAAAAACAATTTAGCCTTTGTGTTTCAGCTGTTCTATCTTCTAGAAGATTTTAGCGTGCTTGAAAACCTTCTGCTTGTAGGTGATATGGTTGGTATAAAGGATGCAAGAAAGAAAGCTCTTGAAATTCTTAGCTTTTTGAGACTTGAGGACAAGGCACATCAAAAGCCCAGCCAACTCTCAGGGGGTCAGATGCAGAGGGTAGCCATAGGTAGAGCCTTAATGCTTGAACCCAAAGTGTTACTTGCGGATGAACCTACGGGAAACCTTGACCTTGAAGAAGGCACAAGAATATTTGAACTGTTTAAACACCTCAATCAAGAGAGGGGAATTACTTTCCTCGTTGCAACACATAATACAGAACTTAGCAAATTTTTCAGCAGGATAGTAAGGCTTAGAGATGGTACTTTATTTTA contains:
- the lepA gene encoding translation elongation factor 4 — translated: MDLIRNFSIIAHVDHGKSTLADRLLEFTGSVSRRELKDQMLDTLEIERERGITIKLQAVKMFYRAKDRKTYTLHLIDTPGHVDFSYEVSRALAACEGAILLVDATQGIEAQTVANFWKAVEQDLVILPVINKIDLPSAQPERVIKQIEDILGLPAKDVLLISAKEGIGIEAVLEAIVHRIPPPKGDPNAPLKALIFDSYYDQYRGAVAFVRVFDGEVKPGIRIRLFSTGKEFEVTEVGAQTPKMAKFDKLTAGDVGYIAASIKDVRDIKIGDTITDAKRPTESPVPGFRPAKPMVYAGIYPSDGYTYEELRDALERYAINDAAIQYEPETSPALGLGFRVGFLGLLHMEIVQERLEREYNVSIVTTAPSVVYRVRFKNGQIREVRNPSDLPENWGIIEAIEEPFVLLTIITPKDYVGNVINLCQERRGTQKKFMYLDQNTVLLEYEMPLSEIIMDFHDKIKGVSKGYASYDYEFIGFKEEDLVRLNIFINNDPVDALSFIVHKDKAYRRARQLVEKLREVIPRQLFEVKVQAGIGNKIIASERIPPLRANVTAKCYGGDITRKKKLLEKQKEGKKRLKQFGKVELPQEAFLTVLKVE
- a CDS encoding metal-sensitive transcriptional regulator, with protein sequence MKECDIYLPEESIKELLNRLLRIEGQVKGLQRMLKERKSCDDILIQISAVKSALNSVAIKLLKDHAEYCVKPGIEYGDIRAFEDFMGALEKLIKGGC
- a CDS encoding mercuric transporter MerT family protein, with translation MRETVSSLLGMVASFLSASCCIAPTLFVVFGVSTGSLSFLNVLEPYRFYFLAMGYIAVGYSFYKSFLKKPNVDCVCEDRVKFHKLRKGLTLMAFVFLLVSTLYPYILAKIYGN
- a CDS encoding heavy metal-associated domain-containing protein, translating into MVSLSFAEEVFVIDVEGMTCEMCQIAVKRAISQINGVKRLLTSLNNNIAVVIAQDGTKEDLLLKAISNTGNYKGTVIGKTRF
- a CDS encoding cation transporter, translated to MIYLKITGMTCGHCAKTVKKALESVPGVSKAKVYFPQGYAVVEGNKALDVETLIEAVRSSGYRAEPLEKGSVYISSGDYYDMFILGGGSAGFAAAIKAVELGAKKCL
- a CDS encoding FAD-dependent oxidoreductase, giving the protein MPEITMGEEPELRRKLKELLEKEGMKIYTSAKVEEVSEYKGGILLKILHDNKKMEVIGSHILIAVGRRANTEHTGIERVGVELDDRGFIKVDDYLQTTNKDIYGAGDCINRMLLVTTAAMEGAVAAENALLGNRKRIDYLPVPRAIFTDPELASVGFTEEGARKRGMDVETRVLDFTKVPRAIISLKNHGLIKMVVEKGSRRILGVHMLSPHGAELIHKAVPLIKYGLRLEDVIDMVDVYSTLSEAIKLCAQSFYKDISKLSCCAV
- a CDS encoding molybdenum cofactor biosynthesis protein MoaE, which translates into the protein MVPKVYIGIEWLGIEKILAHYDIPSNCGASVTFLGIARSAPEDGDVKELHYEAFPEMAVKVMEEIRQEAIKLFSVKEVFVHHRLGIVRVGEPSFLVCVFGGHREETFKACRYVVDEVKKRAPIWKKEVFSNGKGEWVLGA
- the moaA gene encoding GTP 3',8-cyclase MoaA, encoding MIKDSYGRELHDLRISVTDRCNFRCQFCMPAEQEYEFYPRSEILTFEEIKRIVEVSVRLGVSKVRITGGEPLVRKHIENLVKLLSEVKGLQDISMTTNGFLLSEKARSLKEAGLKRVTVSFHSLRDEVFSKVVGRSIKVSQILSGIETALEVGLHPVKVNVCVVKGLNDGEILDIAKFFKSMGVVVRFIEFMDVGNVNGWSLEKVVSAKEIVRVISREFEIEPVEKSYRGEVADRYRYKDDGLEFGVISSVTQPFCGDCNRLRLTADGKLLTCLFATDGYDIKTLIRGGASDEDIEDFIRSVWHSRKDRYSEERLEKLSKGEVIRKVEMFKVGG
- a CDS encoding ABC transporter permease, producing the protein MQYALKTVARISFRYILASRGSTLLVSIIALLGVILSVVAVLLTMGVFAGFQHALKEKILSTSPHIVVSLLTGDQMTDYEDRIKLLKDVKTVYPIVIYQAILSKGSSIQSVSVKGMRPSDILRKRKFLIEGTFHGGILVGKGLSDLMGIKVGESVTLVSPMGRATPFGFIPKVASFKIDGVFQTGTFDQDYLTVIMPMSKATEFFGPQWQLYGFEVFVKDPYKAQEVKREIEKELGNAVVVRSWIDLNKPLFNALQLEKVGIFFVLLLMVIVASFNITSLLFMKVREKIRDIAVLRTFGLKKVEVAMIFVLEGITLGTVGSIGGLLISLIGGYLINEYKLVRVPADVYLMDHVPVFFETGDVVITLGGAFFLSLLASLLPAYRASKMSIVEILRNE
- a CDS encoding ABC transporter ATP-binding protein, translated to MSEVIKVSNLWKVYPDGTKALKSVDLVIKEGEFCGLMGPSGSGKSTLLHLIAGLDRPTEGKIWVLGREVTAMKEDELADFRKNNLAFVFQLFYLLEDFSVLENLLLVGDMVGIKDARKKALEILSFLRLEDKAHQKPSQLSGGQMQRVAIGRALMLEPKVLLADEPTGNLDLEEGTRIFELFKHLNQERGITFLVATHNTELSKFFSRIVRLRDGTLFY